The genomic region TGTAAAATCCGACTTTTGAAAAAATCTGCacacactacattgtggaatggatggagggagtacttcgtAGCTAGGGGCAGAGGATGATTTCGCTTGTTGATGAATTGTGGACTGCTAGTGGTTTACTTTATCGCTCGAAATTGAGTAACCGAACCGTCGCGGCCGTGACAATGTGTTTGGTGCTGCTACCAGGGAATAATCTTCATTCTTTTGCAATGCCTTCACCATGGTCAAATTATAAGTTTGTATATAAACCTTGCTGCATCCGAGGCTCCGGATAAATAACAAGGACAACCCTGTCGCATTGCTTCCGTGACACCACAACGCCACATCTGATACATGCATGTTTCATTCATGTTGTTGTGTACTCTCTTCGTCCGAAAAAGCTTatccctcaaatgaatgtatctagctatcatcaagttagtgctagatacattcatttaagGGATAAGGTttttcaaacggagggagtatgtagtgATCTTAAACCAATGGAGTACTGTTTGTTGGATGGTTAGAGTTGAGTCGTCGCTTTCAGGTTTTCACTTTGAAATTCACACGATCCTTTAATTGATGAGAATGTATATGGATGTACAGTCACCGAGCAGGGCAAACTCATCCGATCAAGCAACGAGAGCATCAAGATTGGCGAGCATTCCGTACGTCGAGCAGTCTGGGTGCGAGCACATGCTCTCACGTACTGTACGTACGTGTCGTTATATATCGCCACCGCGGATTCTGCCCTCGCCAGCGTGACATGGTAGCAATCTGACGAAAGAAAGAGAATCATGCGTGAGTCTAGGAATCGAAACGCCGGTCCCTTCAATCAAaatcaaaaagaaagaaaaaagaggccggAGTGGAGGAGGTTGATTTTTAGGCGAAGGCCGCGGCAACGGCTTCGTGCTGTTCTGGCCGCCAAAAAGATACGCCCTTTGCGAccttgattttttttttgaggTAACTTTGCGACCTTGATGCATGGTTGGAGTCGACGGTTTGTGAGTCTGACCTGGTCACGCTTGTGGCCCGTCAACATGAATAAGTAGATAACGAGAAGCACGGACCCCGGCCAGCGCCGGCGTGGACACGTGACGTCCGTCCATCGTGCTCCGGCGAGGCCCCAATCAACCTCTATCTCTCTCGCCGCGCAACCTCTCCACCAGCGCCATCTCGGGGTCCGGCCTTCTCCTGGTCCGCGCTGACCGCGCGCCGTGCATGCCAGCCTCGAGCGAGGTGCTCTTCGCCGGGGGCAGCCCGTACTAAGTTGACGCCCACCGATCGACCGAGTCGTTCCGATCCGATCCTCGCCGGGCTCACCGTGCATGAAACCTCACGGCATGGGTCAAACCGCCGTTTTGGCAGCGACGAAAACCATGGCCGGTGGATTTGTGAGTCGAGAAGCCGAGACATATATATACGAGCAGGTCGCAGCACGCACGTACGTCGATCCGTCTAACTACGGTTTGGCGCCCACGTCGATCGGCCCAAAGAGGCCACCTTGATTTGCTTGCTCATCGCCGGCCGGCGTCCCGGAGCATGGCCGTTGTCCACGGCGACGGCGTGGAAGCAGCTAGCTAGCGTTCGGCCGAACACACTGTGCTTGCACGCAGACGCAGCATGAGTGAGGGAGGTCGTCGGCGTACTGCAGCATGCATGAGTGGACCGGAGGAGCTCGTCGGCAGACGTACGACACCTCGGGCATGAAGATGCATGcagggcgtcgaggaggaggacgattggagCACGACACGGCCCAAAGAGAAAGAGGTGACCTTTTTTTAGATGAAAGAGAAAGAGGTGACCTTGATACTGCATGCATTGCTGCTTGCTCAGCTCCGGCGTCGCCAGCAACCGTCCACGGCCATATACACAGCTACGGCAATGAAAAAAGTCGGCTTTTTTTAGGGCTGACCGCAGCTTGAGGATGTCGGAGATGCCATGCCGCCGGCGAGGACCACGGGCGACGTacgggggagggagagagggagttGGATGCATGGGATCTAGCTCGAGCTGGAGCGGCATGTTGGGGGTGCTCTTGCCGGTCGCCGCCAAAAAGATGTGCCCTTTGCAAACCTCGCCCCAATCAATGGCACTGCCACCTACGACCTTAATTTATGGACGGTGTCATGGTTGTTATGAAGAAGGAGGAACGCGGACCCGGACGGCGTGGACGTGTGCCGTGCGTCGGGCTCTTGGAGCTCACCCTCGCCTTGGGCCTTTTTCCCTCCGGCGATGCTCCACCTCTCCACCAACCCCGTCTCGGGCTCTTGGCCTTGTCCTGGTCCGCGCTGACCGCCATGCATGCCGGCCTCGAGGTGCTCTCCTCCGGGGACAGCCCTTACTGACTTGACGGCCACCGATGGAGTCGTTCCCCGCCAGGCTCACCGTGCATACGACCTCACGGCCGGCGCGCGCTCTACCTCTCTCCGGCTGGCGTGTGAAGAGGTGACCGTGTGGGGTCGTCGAACTTGGAGGAAATTAAAGGTGGGTGCTTTGCGCGGAAGGATTCGATGGCGGCCGTGTATGTGTTGGTCGACTGGGTGCGTGGTCGGTGAGAGCGACGGCGCAGATGGCAGCTTGGGGCACACGGGGAAGAGGATTCTTTGGCCAGCTGCTTGTTGGGTCAAATCGCCGTTTTGGCACCGGTCGCTTGTTGGGTCAAATGCATGTAGGAGCAGGTCGCCACAGGCGCGCGCGTCGACCGGTCCTCGCCGAGAACGGAAAAGGTAGGCCTTCTCCTCTTGGAGTTGGAGCTCGCCTACTTAGGTTTGGCGGCTCAAAGATGCCACCTTGATCTGGCCGCTTCCTCGGCGCTGGCCGCCGGAGCATGGCCGTCGTCCACGGCACGGCGTGGACTAGCATTCGGCCGAACTCACTGTGCACGCAGACGCGGCGCACGTACGAGAGACGAGAGACGAGAGAGCCGTCCATGTCCATCATCAGTCCATGCATGCCTTGATTGGGGCCGGCCGGGAAGAGAAGATGTGGGAACTGTTGGACGAAATTAAAGATGAAAGACGTGGGCTCTACTTATCGATCGGATGACaaggtgttagactatgtatagcttcttaacttatgtacgtattgtaacacatccattatatataatgagataagccactcCTACAGGGTTGTGCTGgtcccccaaaacttattgtcttacatggtatcacgctaggttacgatcacTTCCGCTtttaaaccctaatacccgcaccgccgccgcagccgccgccgccttcaccgccgccatgtcgagcgccgccaccaccggttccactgctgcggggttcctcccggcctctcttgcggctctgctcaacctcccgctcgatgccgtcgccgttccggctccgatcgggaccaggagcatcggctccgtctactccacgccgccggcgccctcgcttgggcgcgacctcgtggtccacaccgcggcgccgccgtccgctgcggactccgcgggcgtcgtcccgccgctcctgccgcaagcggatcacaccgccccgctggcggggttggcggcgtccgccccggccgcgggccttgcggcgtccgacccggccgcgagctttgcggcgtccgccctggctgcggtcccgcctcctcccgcatcggcttcggtgcctccggctgcctccatggtgtttgcaccccaggcagccccctcgatgggatcgtcttcgccgccgccgtttcacttcggtcatctcatcaccatcaagctctccgccgacaactacatcttctggcgtgcgcaggttctcccgctcttggggagtcactacctgctaggctacgtcgacggatcgcttccctgcccacccgcactggtagacagcgtgcacggtccggtctacaatccggctcatcgcgtctggacggggcaggaccaggcgaacctctcctccatccaggggtcgctctcgccggcagttgccggacttgttgtcttcgcgaagacgtctcatgaggcctggaccatccttgagcgaacctttgcagcgcagtcccaggctcgtgtctctgcactccgtcgtcagcttggagagtgtcagaagcttgactccactgccactgagttctacaacaaggtcaagggcctcgccgacacattggcctccattggacagcccctcaccgactccgagttcaactcgtttattgtcaatggtcttgatgaggagtatgatgccttagtcgagatcatcaacgagcggggcaactcgacacccatgctggcacacgaggttttctctcggctccttctcactgagcaacgggtcgagacacgccgctccaggggcactggctccctctcggccaacgccgccatcaagggtggccgctcttcttcatcaccccggtctcccttggggctgccaccgtcgcccgcctcggcccccccacctactgcgaccttaccgggggctggcggtccacgtgtgtgccagctttgtggccgcgatgggcactgggcctccaagtgtcataagcgcttccagcgaagcttccttggtcttggcaatgacggcaaagatacacgcaacaatgcccgtcaggtcgccatggctgatcgtctcgcgccgcagaagcaacagggacacactcagtcctactccatcgatccacactggtacatggactctggggcgacagagcatctgactagcgagatggggaagcttcacactcgtgaaccctatcatggctccgacaagatccacaccgccaatggagcaggtatgcacatctctcatattgatcaagcatctcttctcactagacatgccaataggagtcttcagcttcgcaatgttcttagagttccatctgtgacccgtaatcttctttgagttcctaaactcacacgtgataataatgtgctttgtgaatttcacccttttgatctttttattaaggatcggggcacgagggacattcttcttagtgggcggttgtgccagggcctctaccgtctggagcatcctggcgtcgcccgtgttttcagtggagttcgggtctctccgtcacagtggcatgctcgtcttggtcacccggccacacctattgtccgtcatattttgcgtcgtcatgagcttcctagtttgtctagtaataaagatgtagcagtgtgtgatgcttgtcagcaggggaagagtcatcaacttcctttttcggagtccagtcgtgaggtgaaacatcctttagaacttgtgttttcagatgtatggggtcctgctcagacttctgtcagtggtcataattactatatcagttttgttgatgcttatagtcgctttacctggctttaccttattaaacgcaaatctgatgtgtttgatatttttgttcagtttcaaaaacatgttgagcgtcttctcaagcacaaaattgttcatgtccagtcggactgggggggcgagtatcgcaacctcaactccttctttcagtcgcttgggatagctcatcgtttagcatgtccacatacacatcagcagaatggttcagtcgaacgtaagcatcgtcatattgttgaagctggtcttactcttttggcccatgcatctgttccgtttcggttttggagtgatgctttcaccactgcatgctttctcatcaaccgtactcccactcgtgttttaaacatgaagactcctattgaggttctccttaatgaacaacctaattatacctttttcaaggtatttgggtgtgcttgctggccgcatcttcgtccatataataagcgcaagcttgagtttcgttctaagaagtgtgtttttcttggctatagctctcttcataaaggttacaaatgtcttcatattctcactaatcgtgtctatatatctcgggacgtcgtgtttgatgagcatgtttttccctttgccaaacttcctgtgtccactgtcggaccaccacacccatgtcgtctaccgacaagataacagctgttgatggtgagcttttgtcttctgcggatgccacagagtacaggagcattgttggtggacttcagtacttaacgatcacgagaccagatatctcttatgctgttaacagggtttgtcagtatcttcaggctcctagagatactcattgggctgctgttaaatgcattcttcgttatgttcagttcaccctgacatttggtatgcatattcggccgacttcctctcgggtcctttcggccttctctgatgcagattgggctggtagcccagatgacagacgatccacggggggttatgcagtattctttggccctaatttgatcgcctggagtgctcggaaacaggctactgtgtcacgtagcagtactgaagctgagtacaaggctgtggctaatgctactgcagagattatttgggtgcagtctttgcttcaggagttgggtttgtctcaaccacaacctcctattctttggtgtgataacatcggtgctacatacctttctgcaaatccagtatttcatgcccgaacgaaacacattgaagttgactatcactttgtacgggaacgtgtatcacagaagcaactccagatcaagtttatctcatctaaggatcaacttgcagacatcttcactaagcctttacctctaccacagtttgaggcttgtaggcgcaatcttacccttctcagttctttagaaagtggctaagattgagggagggtgttagactatgtatagcttctgtacttatgtacgtattgtaacacatccattatatataatgagataagccacccctagagggttgtgctggtccccccaaaacttattgtcttacacaaGGAATGCAGGATGGCCGTCGCCGGAATTGTTTTCTGCAAAGAGAAAAGTCTCGGGGGGTTTGTTGGTCCGAGGGATGGCGAGGGAGGTCGTCGGCGAAGAGCTGCAGTACGAGGGAAGGACCTCGTCGGCGGACGGCATTCATGGTCGGGCGGGTGCATGCAGCGGCCGGCCTAAAGAGATGTAGGTGATGTTGATCATAGTGCTGCTTGCTGAGCGCCGGCGTCGCGAGGCCATATATAGCTACGTACGGCGGGGAAGAAGGACGTGCAagcatggcgacggcggcggcgacggttcCTTTGTTGGGTGGACTTGTTGTCTGCAAGCAATATAATGAAAAAAGTGGGCTTTTTGCAGGGCTCCGGCTGACTGAGGAAGGGAAGGAGGTCGGGGATGGCATGCCGTCGGCCGGCGACGTTCGTATGATTCCCGGCAGTGCCGGCGGCGAGCGAGTCGATGGCGATCGAAATTGATTGGATGCATGGGATCGAGCtggacgacgaagaagaagaggactgggagagagagagacggacGGGACGCACTTGAGTCGTGGGTCCCACTCGTGCGTCGAGGAAGGAattggttggttggttggttggtcTAGTAGACGCTAATTAATCGATAGCGTTTTGGTTTacaaatggatggatggatggcacgTTGGTTTCCTGTTGTTGTCATCAaaatcaaaagaaaagaaaaagaaacgagtTGGCCACGCGCGCGCGGCGCGACACACGAAAGACAGCAACAAGAGGATGTAGCGAGTGGATTACGCGGAGAACGGGAAGGAAACGTGTGCGCCCGCCAGAGCCAAACCATCAGCCACGTCATCGATCGGCTTCCTGCCGGCCTTGCAGACGGACAAGTGTCCATGCACAGCCTCCGCTTCACACCGGCTGCCGGGTCGGTGACTGTTGCTGGGCTGAAGAGATTAGTAAGTCGCAAATTATATCATTGATCTGCCGTAATAAAAAAAAGAGTCAAATTAAGAGGGCCGAATTGATCTTCCGTCATTGATTAGCGGCAAATCAGGGCAATACCAAATTCCCTTCATCAATACAGAAACAAACTTAACGTGAGCAGTTGGAGATCCCATTGTTACGGATAGAGCATGGCTTCGTCTTGTGATCCTTCCACAATGATcatcatccgccgccgccgccaggtggTGTCGCCGGAAGGTGAGTCGACGCGCCGTGATGTATTATTTGCGTATGTTCGTTGTTTTCTCCACTCGTAGTATTCACCTCGCGTCGTGCAAACGCGCAGACTTGTACGCCCGCCAGATGTTCGACCGAACGCTTCTGTGGAGAAAGAGCAAAACCCAGTGGACGTCGAGCGGCCCGGACGGCCTCAGCGCCCTCCCGGACGACGCCATCCGCCACGTGATCGGCTTCCTGCCGGCGCGAGACGCAGTGCAGACGAGCGCGCTCGCCCGGGGCTGGCGCAGCCATTGGAGGTCCATGCACAGCCTCCGCTTTACACCAGTTGCCGGGTCGGTGACCGTCGCTGGGCTGAAGAGGTTAGTAGGCCCCCTGTTGCTAGATCTCCGTACACCTCTCGATGAATGTGTCATCGATGTCAAAGGATTCTGGCAGCTCCACGGCGAACTCAACAGCCTGATTCGGCATGGCGTGTCCGAGTGCCGAGTTCGAGCTCTCACAGTCAGTCTGGTAGACACGCACAGAGCAATATATGGGCAGCCTCTCGTTTCCAGGCACTTGGCGAGATTGGAGCTTCGCCATGTAACAGTGCCAGCAGAATGCACGGTTCTTGATTTTTCAAGTTGCATGGAGCTGGAGGATCTTGTGATTTCTTGCTCTCAGATCTATGCTAACAAGCTCTCGTCCCCATCCTTGAAGCGCCTCAAGATTGAGGAATGCTGCTTATTTCCAAGGGGCTCCGTAACTTGTATTTCTGCCCCGAATATTGTTTCACTGGAACTGGATAATATTCGTATTACAACTCCTTGGCTTGAGCGTATGCCGTTACTGGAAACTGCATGTGTCAGGCTTGGCCACAGCTGGCCTTTGCATTGTCAATGCGGTGTTGCCTGGCGCTCTTGTGGTGTATGTACAGAACTCCACTTAATGGAGCTAGCAAGCTTCTCGAGTGCTACGCATCTGGAATTAACAGCACCCTATGTGAAGGTACACACAACACTTCAAGTCTCACTTTCCCTTCATTAATTATTTCTCTTTGCTAGGTCATCCATGCCCCTGTAAATAGACAACAACTTGGATCATTTAATTTGGAAGATACGCACCAGCAAATCCACCAATGTTCTAATTTTTTAGCCTAGCAGATCTAGAAGGCCCATATTTTTCTTAACGGAACCACATAACATCACTGAGTAGTGCCCATCTCTATGGCGACCAGTATGTATACGTACCTAGCAAATCCACTATCTATGTTCTTGTTTTTACGAGAAATACTATCTAGTAATCCATCTGTATATTAATATGACATCTTTTTTATCACTAAAGT from Triticum aestivum cultivar Chinese Spring chromosome 4A, IWGSC CS RefSeq v2.1, whole genome shotgun sequence harbors:
- the LOC123083868 gene encoding F-box/LRR-repeat protein At3g26922-like, producing MASSCDPSTMIIIRRRRQVVSPEDLYARQMFDRTLLWRKSKTQWTSSGPDGLSALPDDAIRHVIGFLPARDAVQTSALARGWRSHWRSMHSLRFTPVAGSVTVAGLKRLVGPLLLDLRTPLDECVIDVKGFWQLHGELNSLIRHGVSECRVRALTVSLVDTHRAIYGQPLVSRHLARLELRHVTVPAECTVLDFSSCMELEDLVISCSQIYANKLSSPSLKRLKIEECCLFPRGSVTCISAPNIVSLELDNIRITTPWLERMPLLETACVRLGHSWPLHCQCGVAWRSCGVCTELHLMELASFSSATHLELTAPYVKFTVLRCPTFSKLKSLSLNEWCVADDLSALICILEHSPLLENLTLQLNEF